A window of the Gossypium arboreum isolate Shixiya-1 chromosome 2, ASM2569848v2, whole genome shotgun sequence genome harbors these coding sequences:
- the LOC108466553 gene encoding uncharacterized protein LOC108466553, translated as MEKDNYGGKNATVSLIDERLGEITDGIQKVQGKPEETRSLNVSNYNVIKLDEVNGQDRSGDDRDQNQAFESRAVQDNLGDKKKHVKKCDKMDKDRESYSKALEEMYETAEAVHFEEPEPVFDGTEVPGMESKLNSSTCSSGFNLEEGYMWPEKAVVLKNFVKEKGAVAVTSVLHHLSFKRDDVEMGTVRVYQGAPGSSKIGEQTAERSAWNPLNYIKMSCTADAGWKAEQGEDDTEGSLIPVVTKGKVLLYTRLGCQDCREVRWFLRSKRLRYVEINIDLYPSRKLELEKLSGSCAVPKVFFNEVLIGGLSELIHLDMSGKLAEKINFLITEAPSTEAPLSPLSGEDDVSCKGPVDELALIVQKMKRYIVVKDRFYKMRRFTNCFLGSEAVDFLSEDQYLEREEAVEFGRKLASELFFRHVLDENLLEDSNHLYRFLDHDPVVSTQCHNTPRGMIELKPKPITEIASRLRFLFCAILEAYASEDGRHVDYRSVHGSEEFARYLRIIQELQRVDVQDMPREEKLAFFINLYNMMAIHAILVWGHPNGSLEWRKLLGDFKYVVGGFTYSLSSIHNGILRCNQRPPFNLLKPFGVRDKRLQVALPYPEPLIHFALVCGTRSGPALQCYSSRNIDKELMDAARVFIRSGGLTVDLSSKVAYASKLLKWFRVDFGQNEIEVLKHASNYLEPTNAEAFLGIIADSQLRIIYQPYDWGLNCYS; from the exons ATGGAAAAGGACAACTATGGTGGCAAGAATGCAACAGTTTCTCTGATTGATGAAAGACTAGGGGAAATTACTGATGGAATTCAGAAAGTTCAGGGAAAACCTGAGGAGACACGAAGTCTGAATGTCAGTAATTACAATGTTATTAAGTTAGATGAGGTTAATGGACAAGACAGATCAGGTGATGACAGGGATCAGAATCAAGCCTTCGAATCTAGAGCTGTTCAGGACAATTTAGGTGATAAGAAAAAACATGTTAAAAAATGTGACAAGATGGATAAGGATAGGGAATCATATTCTAAAGCACTAGAAGAAATGTATGAGACTGCAGAAGCAGTTCATTTTGAGGAGCCAGAACCTGTCTTTGATGGTACAGAGGTTCCAGGGATGGAGTCCAAACTAAATTCATCAACTTGTTCCTCGGGTTTTAATCTGGAAGAGGGATATATGTGGCCTGAGAAAGCAGTGGTGCTTAAAAATTTTGTGAAGGAGAAGGGTGCAGTTGCAGTGACCAGTGTCTTGCATCACCTTTCTTTTAAAAGAGATGATGTTGAAATGGGCACTGTTCGTGTTTATCAGGGTGCCCCAGGTTCTTCTAAAATCGGGGAACAAACTGCAGAAAGATCTGCCTGGAATCCCCTAAACTATATTAAGATGTCATGTACAGCTGATGCAGGATGGAAAGCTGAACAGGGGGAGGATGACACTGAAGGATCACTTATTCCTGTTGTCACAAAAGGAAAAGTTTTGTTATATACAAGGTTAGGATGCCAAGATTGTAGAGAAGTTAGGTGGTTTCTGCGCAGCAAAAGACTTAGATATGTTGAGATCAACATTGATTTATATCCCAGTAGAAAATTGGAGCTAGAGAAGTTATCTGGATCTTGTGCTGTTCCTAAGGTCTTCTTTAATGAAGTACTGATTGGAGGCTTGAGCGAACTCATACACTTAGATATGTCTGGCAAGCTTGCAGAGAAGATTAATTTTTTGATTACTGAAGCACCGTCCACTGAAGCTCCTTTATCACCTCTTTCTGGTGAAGATGATGTTTCTTGTAAAGGGCCTGTGGATGAGCTAGCTCTAATTGTCCAAAAAATGAAAAGATATATTGTTGTTAAGGATAGGTTCTACAAGATGCGCAGGTTCACTAATTGTTTTCTAGGTTCTGAAGCGGTGGATTTCCTATCAGAAGATCAGTACCTGGAAAGGGAAGAG GCTGTTGAATTTGGGAGAAAGCTTGCCAGTGAACTGTTCTTTCGACATGTTCTTGA TGAGAATCTATTGGAGGATAGTAACCACTTGTATCGGTTCTTGGACCATGATCCTGTCGTATCAACTCAGTGTCACAACACTCCAAGGGGTATGATTGAACTGAAGCCAAAGCCCATCACTgaaattgcatcaagattgaggtttCTGTTCTGTGCCATTTTAGAAGCGTATGCATCAGAAGATGGAAGACATGTTGACTATAGAAGTGTTCATGGAAGTGAAGAGTTTGCAAG GTATTTAAGAATAATTCAAGAGCTCCAAAGAGTAGATGTCCAGGACATGCCAAGGGAGGAGAAGCTTGCCTTCTTCATAAACTTGTACAATATGATGGCCATCCATGCAATTTTAGTGTGGGGTCATCCTAATGGTTCATTGGAATGGAGGAAGCTGTTAGGAGACTTCAAGTACGTTGTTGGTGGGTTCACATACTCGCTTTCATCTATTCATAACGGCATTTTAAGGTGCAATCAAAGGCCACCATTCAATCTTTTGAAACCATTTGGTGTCAGAGATAAACGGTTACAG GTGGCTCTACCATATCCTGAGCCTCTAATTCACTTTGCCCTTGTTTGTGGTACCCGATCTGGGCCTGCTCTTCAATGCTACTCTTCCAGAAATATTGATAAAGAGCTGATGGATGCAGCTCGGGTTTTCATAAGATCTGGTGGACTTACTGTTGATTTGAGTAGCAAGGTTGCATATGCTAGTAAGCTcctcaaatg GTTTAGAGTTGATTTTGGGCAGAATGAGATAGAGGTATTGAAACATGCCTCAAATTACTTAGAGCCAACTAACGCAGAAGCTTTCCTGGGGATAATAGCTGATTCTCAATTGAGGATTATATATCAGCCCTATGATTGGGGATTGAACTGTTACAGTTAG